In Quercus robur chromosome 11, dhQueRobu3.1, whole genome shotgun sequence, the sequence caatgctATTTGACGTTTGAATGAATATGATGAAGGTTGGATGCGAAATTAGTAATGATAAAATTTGTTAGGTTGAAGGACATTCAGAATaatagatagatatatatatatatatatatatatatatatatatatatatattaactttttgatgatattttttgatAGTTGGAtttgggggatttgaaccctggatGGATGGATATGTTGGAAATGCAAACCAATTgagctaaaagtttttttttttttttttgggtaagaaaagataaataataataataatttggaaATAATGCTCAATTCAGCTCAGCTCTATAGATGGGATGGTTTAAAACACTTAGTATGCACATACATTATTATTACATTGGTGGCATTCCTATCTATCTTAAATTAAATGACTTCACACTCACAGtggggtttggtttggttttgtaatCTCAGGCTCCTGCTCCTGCTCCTGCATTATCCAGTTTTCCAGCTTTCTCAAATGGTGATTTTATATGATTatgattttggatttatttgcaTGCGGTGAAATTGAATTTCCAAGAATACCTTTCGATTCCAAATTTCTATGCTCCAATTCTATTATAccgaacacacacacacacaccataaACCTGGTTcttttgaaattgaattatGGAAATGCTCTTATGCTTTGCGTGTTAGAAAGTAGCATGCATAATTTATCTTCATTTGTTTATCAAGATTTTTTGGGACATTCCTTTCCTTCTTggttttttgtattgttattgttaatgaccattttctttgtttttctgtaTTTAATAGAGTACAAGGTGCATGCTTACAACAGGAATGGCATTTGTTCTTTGGGTTTTATGGATGATCATTACCCGGTTCGGAGTGCTTTTTCTCTGCTCAACCAGGTACACACTatctaattttttcttttgtgtgtgtgtgtgtgtgtgtttttttttcttcagagtTAAATTTTTCGTTTGGGCTTTACTTTTGTATACATTTTGTAAgcccttttttttacttataaaaaaaaaagggtgtatCAATGTGTTAGATAATTGTTTGCCATGCtaaagtttgttttttgttttggtataaGTTTATAGACTGGTTGAATTTTAGACCTGTTTATGGTTGAATATAAATGTATATTTGTgtataattatttgttttgtgtgtgtgtatatatatatatatatatatatatatttaagtaattagatttaaatttatatgttaatttttgtatataaaagcATTTGATGATCAATCTCAATTTGTTGAATGGGTGAGTAATGGATCTCAATTGTTACAGTTTGTTTAATCGTGattatttgaagattttttCATGCAAGATGCTAGTGTAGTTTTTTAAGTATTCAAGGCTGTAATTGggcaccatttttttttttctaatgattGGTTTATGGAAATTTTATAGCTTGGTTCATGTTTTATCTTCGAGATCTGTAAAAATTCCAATGATGATACTATAAAGACATGTATATCATCACCTTCCCTCCCTATCACATTTTCATTAAATCCAATATATAATGTTAAAAGTGCTAAGTGAATGTTTGAAGAGGACATTGATGCAAAGTGAAAAATCTTGTTGATTTAAGATGAGATGTAATCTGacttatgaaaaaagaaaaaagaaaaagatgaggtGCAATTTGTCTAGTAAGTCATGCTTAGAAACTACTAGTTGAAAACGATTTATTATATTGTCCAGAATATAACTTTTAAAGTGCACATATTTGCTGTGATGTTATGTGGTGGTTTCTGGATAGTACATATACTGGGTTTTGAGATTGCCCTGATCCATGACAGGTGAAGGAATGCACATCAGCCTTGCTGCATTTTGCGAAGAAGACTAACATCCCTATTCTTTTGGTGCGTATACATTGTCCAAGTCTGAAAGAAAGCCAACATTTGACATTTTTGGATGCATATTCATCACATCTAGGTCTGAGTGTTTAAGATCACCcctaatctttttatttatttatttatttttattttaataagacaATTTAATGTTTTATGTTAAATCCTTTAAGTTGCATTTGTCAGCATCTGGGGTTTAAAATTGTTTGGCATGTCTTTAGCTAGGAAGCACGGACACGTGCACGGGTTCTAGTACGACatggcaattttttaaaaaaattaggacTCGGAACAGTAGGGATAcgcatattaattaattataaaacttaatcatatttttatttttatttttaaatattgttaagattttatttttttcatttaatgttaaacatatatcaatttaagagcaataatggataataaagtAAATTCATGACTAATAAATGatgtttagaaattagaatacaaactAAGAATGAGATCCAAAAGtgtaaataaaagataactaGATAAGTGTTCAAGATTGAAACTACAAAGAACTAAAAGATAAGTGTCCCTCCCATGTActgcaatttttcaaaaaaaataaaaatggttgaGAGTCTCCCAGATGTGTCCTGTGTCCGACATAGGTACGGCACACCAAATGAAGTGTCCATGCTTCTAATTATGCTTCTAATTAATATGGGATTATTGCGCCCTCTTATTATGCTTCTAATCAATGTGGGATTCTAAAACCAACAAGTAAACCTCTAAGCTTATCCCCTCATGGGTTGGACTTAACAATTTCCCCTCCAGCCCATGTGATGTCTTTATTAGTATCCCTTTTTGTACTTTCTTTGATCCCTTTTGTTGGGAAAGGGAGCTCCCTAATGTCCTTAACAAAAGATATGATTAGTTgagtttaagaaaattttaaattctcacCCAAACTCAGCTTCATAACCAAACCAGTTgcattctctacaaattatcCTCTTTTCTATCTATTAGTATCTTTCCTCTTCGGTTGTTGAACTAAAGGCTCCTCTTTGCATTTGCTCCTCTATGCACTTCACATATCTCTTCCTTCATTACCACTAAAACAATTCTATTAACTTATATAACATTGCCTCGTATAGAATATTATTCATAGCCAAAATAATCGAAGCAACCTAAAGAAATTATATTTCTTCTCATAAAACACTGATATTAACTTATATAACATTGCCTCAACTATTaaatcttgatttcttttttcgTTTCTAACTTCTGAGAAAACACTGatactattgttttttttaattaattatattgatTAGAAGTAGTGCAAAATATTGGATATATAAATATTGGTTTTgttgatactaatttttttttaaactttaattatttCATTGCAGTTATCTGAGAGACAAAATCAGGCATTTGGAGGAGGGCCCCACTCAATTAGGTatgtcattctctctctctcattcatgGAATTTGATTCTTTCTTTGTTGTCGCTGTAGATTCCAACTCTCCAATacaaaagccttttttttttggtggttgttgttggttCGGAGATATTAATGTAGGATTTATGCCATCTGAATTCTGTTTGTGTTGAGAACTATGCAATCAGATCTCTAGAAAATagttttaggattttttattattattattgtttttccaTTTGAGATCAAATCATTAATCACGGTCCTTTaggattttcattttagttgttgttgttgtttttttttttttttttgtgtgtggtgaTTTATGTTTTGCCAAGGCTCCAATGAAGAGAAACCATTGGTGGTAATTCACTAGAATGTTTTACatttaaaacataaagaaaaaccatgtggagaaaaaaaaaatacaaacttgacttaaaaaaaaaggcgaCTCTGGCTTTTGGTATTATTATTAGTGGCTTTTCAAAGCACCTTTTCTTGTATAATAATTGGCTGCTCTTCTCTCTTAACTGATATGGACAGATGGTGCTGGTGGTAAGGGCATATGGAAAAACTCCTTGACACTGATGGGTGTTGTTCATTATGGATATGAGATGTCTAACATGCTTcttaaaaacaagaagagaaaaaaaggggggaagtaaaaaagaaaaaaaaatggtatatgGGGTGTTTAACATGGAAGTTAGTCTTATTTTGTTGGATTATTGGTAGTGGCCGTCTGCTATGTATATGTTAAGCCACAACCACAAGAGTATGGAGtagttcttatttttgtttcccttttgaTTGGTCTTTATCCACccccctcccccttttttttctctccttttgatTATCACTAGTGGTAtaccacatctttttttttgttaattttattatgATGGATATAGACAATGTTATATAGTTAATATAATGTTGTGTGCAAAGAAacatatcttttcttttgttatgtatttgataatatatttatatgttaatatTACGTTAGTTTGGAGACATTTGTATTGTTAATTAGTTACATTTGTGGTATTGTGTTAGTAGAACTAAAACTATAACAGGCTTTTTGTCTGGACAATAATATATTTGATGCCAACAATGTTTTTAAAGCCCCCtgggagagggaaaaaaaaaaaaagaacctataGCGGCGGTCAAAAAGCGCCGCAATAGgtgcacaaattttttttaaatgaaacccTATAGCGGCGCTTATCGACTGCCGCTAAAGGTACGCACATATAGCGGCGTTTCCACCCGCCGCTAAAAGTCAATGCCATGAATTCTAAACATGTATGGCGGCGGTTTTATACCCGCCGGAATAAACCTTCACCCGCCGCTAAAAGGTACATCTATAGCGGTGCTTTTTGCGACCGCCGCAATATACCTATAGCGGCACTGCAACACTGACGGGACGGCCCGCCGCAATAGCACCCGCCGCTATAGGTCGAATGTACCTTTAGCGGCGCTTTTTTGGGCTTTAGCGGCGGTTTTGGCCCGCCGCAATAGCCcgtttttcttgtagtgtgGATGTGTTCGCTTCTGCCTCCATTGTCCGGAGAGATGAAGCCGCTGGTGTCGGAGGGTTTGGAGGAGTTGAAGCTAAGAAAGCTAAACAACaatgagatttttttcttttttttcattcaccttaaattttttcagcaaacaaataaagattatttatataatcggtttgtaattttgttaatttagaaagggtgAATTGGGAAATTTATTtgatcaataatttatctactctactctccctccaaatctctccaatttgggggaattaaagaTGAGGGGTTAGAAGAAGTTGAAACCCCTCTaaacccctccaaactcctacccctccttccttaaaaaacttcaaaacaaagtaattgaattactctccctccctttacTCTACTTTCCCTCCATTTTTAAACATCCAAACAGGCTATAAGAGTGGAGGAAGAGTACAAAAATGAAGACGATTCTCCTGATTTTAATGGCACTAAGGTATATTTCAATGCTTCAAATGATAGCATTCAAAagacataaatatatatatatatatatatatatatgtatatatatatatatatgtatatatatatatatatataatgttagaTGTCAAGGCCTAAaaggaagaattaaaaaaaattaggctaATGGAAAGCAAAATAAAGGTAACTCTAATCTTAGAAGAAACCAAGGCCACTCATTAAGGAAAGCATGAAATTGTAAAGAGactttcagagagaaaaccttagcaaaacacttgagagttagagattataAACCTACAATTATCTACACAAATTGTCTTAGTTTTtctctactcctacctctctaATTACAAATtcttgagaggttcttagcccaaacacttacttCACCCAATCTgagtgttgagagaagttttggtccgtatgggaagtattggaagaagtcATCGATTGGCAGATGTAATTTGGAGCTAGTTGTAGGATCCGGATAACTAGTGAATACATGGTTTGGTGAAGTCTGTTAGTAGCTGGAACTTGGAGGGTTCAAGTACTTtaggtagattagacttggagggtcttttcgatatccttgtactccaactttatttaCCAATGAATCGATTTGGCTTGGGGGGCCGGAGAGGATTTTcgccgagtacttcggtttcctctttgataacatgtCTCAgtattatcttgtatttgcatctctcttctcttattctttaagctttacatttattgttcATTGTATTTGCTTATGCCTTAGAGAGTTTGTTCCGATTTCATTGCATTACACTTACTCTTAGCCGTAAGTTTTTcatttgagggtctaaacaaCATGATTTTGAAACCTAGACCGTTCAATGAACCAtaaaaagggagaggttcaagatttttgaggctggaccgaggtcgaaccgtgatgacatcataattaatttaataattatttaaaatataaataaatatattaaattagtaaataatgaaaatttaactaaaatagttcaaaaatatatatatatatatatatagacatttattttgaaaataaacatttttcaaCCTAAGATTTATGGTGAATTTATTATAGAATTAACATTACTTTAAATATTAATCTAATACAAGAATTTATTGTAGAAATTGATAGTTCCTTGGATATCAGTAGGTTGACAAGACTCGAACGATGATCTTTGGGCTATATCCTGTAATACAAAGAACACtgaatcagaggggaccggtggggaccggccaaaagtcctccgatgatgaagttagttacTTTTGAACTCTTTGTAAGGAAGGAGTATTTTCTCAAAGTAAAATTGTCTGAATCCCTTACCCTTCATCAAAGAATCTTTATATAGtatgtgtggaacggttatctgtttagTAACCGTTCCcaatgtcgaggagtccggagaattgggggtaacttccataaccgcttatggaagttacctaggtTGGACGGGCCGTTCCATGGTGAACTCGTCCATCTTTAGTAAAAGATGGACGAGACCATCTTGGACGGCTTGCCCTTGCTTGAATGACGATGAGTAAGATTCCCATGAAGTATCGTCGTCCATATACGGACGAGGTTAGCCAGGACGCTTGGAACATTCACTTCGCCTATTTGATTTATCGTAGCTTGTCTTtcgttggacgagacatatggacgagttatggaGTTGGATGATTTCtgtgacaccatcagttgccccctcgtccATGTGGGTCATCCAATGAGTTGGGTGAACTGCCGACACGTCCTTGGACGTATATATAATTGGTTAATAAATCAATGCACCAcgtgtcatttttttattgcGACTGATTCTATCCATTTAGTTTTCCGAGGTAGATGCCACGTGTCGTTTTCGTATTGGTAGAGTCGTTTCGAATGCCCAGGTCAGCatcctataaatagtggaatgcctcccttaacccttctcatttcaaagattttcttccttgacatcCATCGTCTAGAGCCTCATCTAGGAGTTCCTCTGCGTCTAGAGTCTTCTTCCGTCTAGAGCCAGATATTCTTCTTCTCTCCGTCTTTAGGTTCTAAGTTTCTTGTCAAAGATGTCTGTTGCTTCCTCGTCCACTGATAGCCTTAATAAGGCTATAGACGAGTATTATGAGGACAGTAGTGATAGGTCTAGTTCTAGCAGTGCTAGTGATGATAGTGGAGGAAGCACGGACGAGAATTACTCTTCTGGGGCCCCTGGGTTCCCTATTGAGGTCGTCCAAGAACAACTTAGGAGAGATTCTGGCTCTCAAGCTGGCTCTCCGTCCAATCCTACGGACGAGGTAGAGACCATCTTTAGTTGCGCTGTAGGCGTCCATTCTAAGACGGATGAACAAAGGTTAAATAGTCTTAGATCTTGGTATCAAATCCCAAACGAGTTTAACCCTAGGCTGCCCGTCCGTGGAGAGTGGTGTTGTGAACCACGTTTTGGAATAGGCGTCTATGAATCTTACTTCCTAggtggccttaggtttcctttaaatgcctTCGCTAGAGAGTTATTGGTCAAGTTAGGTTTAGGTGTTTGTCAATTCAATCCTAATGCATGGAGATTAGTTAtctccatgcaaattttgtggagggaatttttttggtggggaccgtcctcttacagtggacgagtttctttattgttataaaccttCTGCAATAAGTCAATCTGAGGGTTTTTATCAGTTTACTGCTAAGGGGAATGATTGTAGGTTAATTAAGTCCCTAGCTTCGTCTGATAGGAAGTGGAAGACGGAATTCATCTTTGTTTCAGGCTTCTGGGCAGGGAACCCTGTGGACATTGGTAGGGATCCCTTTCCTCCTTACATTGGAGAcctagggaaccttcgtccagaaggtacgtcccttccccttgtttatttttattctttcttctaTTTGGTATATTTCCAATTTCTAACCTTTGTTTGTTCATTGTGTTGTAGCTGCCAAACGTCCGTCTTTGAGCATATTTCACCGTGACCGCGTCCACAGGGCTCGTCTTCATACAAACAGGAGCTTTCGTTCTCTTGTCACTCTTAGACGTCTAGCCAAGTGGGGTTTAGGTCCTGAGCCTTCAGACGAAGCTATTGCCCATGAGGTTATTGTGcgcaaaagtaagtttttagctaagcccccttttttttttttttttttttttttttttatgtatacatTCCTAATCTGTTTATCTCGTTTTAGGAATGTCAACAATGAAAGAGAACAAAGGGAAAGAAGTTGTAGGTGAGGGGAAACGTCCTGAGGCTCAGACCCAGGATCGTCCTGAGGTTCAAGTACGTCCAACGGCTGGGGACAAAAGGAAGTTCTTGCCAAAGAACATTGACTTGGAAGGGCTCCCCATTCATTGAGACAAAAGAGTGAAGCAGGGCTCGTCCAAGGTGGTCAAGTCTCAGCCTTCCATCCAGGTAGTTGATGTGGACTCGTCCACTCCGGTTGAGTCCACTCCGTCCAAGACTTCTCCACCTAGAACTCCTTTGTCCAAGTCAACTGCGCCTGGCTCGTCCTAGCCTTCTACGAACATCATTGAAAATGAAGATCTGGCTTGGGAACGTTTTCAGATGGCCGTCTAGGACGAGGACATAAACATGTGACATAACATGGGCTTGAAGGAATTTGAGCATTCAGGCGTCCATGACCTCTTTAAGGTATGTTAATATCTCTCGTCCTTATTTAGTTAGCAACTTTTCCTCATTTAACCATCCTATGTTGTTTTATCTATTCATAGGCCATGTCAAAGTTTATAGCAGCGTCCAGACAGGTAACAGAACTGGACAAGACGAGAGTCTTGTTGGAGTCGAGGATTCAATAGGTGAATGCTGACTGTAAAAAATGGGCTGGGGCTGCTGCAAAAGCTAAGGACGAGGTCAATGAGCATAACAAGCTGATCGAGGAGCTGAAGACTGATGCATTGGAGAAGGATACCCGCATTGATCACTTGCAAAATATGAACGACGAGCTGAATGCTCGTCTCTCCAAAGCAAAAGAGGACGCTGTGGCTGAATTCAAGTCGTCCAAAGTGTATACAGACACTCTGGATCGCAATTATGCAGCTAGTTTTGAAGATTTCAGAATGGACGCTATTGAGAACTTCCCTGAAGTTGACTTTAGCTCAATCAAGCTTAACCTTGCTGTTGCCACAAGCTCTCTTCTTCAAACCGGCTCTGATGACGTCAATGTGGAAGACGACGCCAGTACTCAGCCTCCCCAGGACGAGCCTAATGTGAATGCTCCCCCTGCTTAGGACAAGACCTTTAAACTTAGtagcctttgttttcttttttgtttggtttatattTGGTCCTTTGTTTTAGGACCTTCTTTATGTAACAAGAATACACTATCCTCGTCCATGGTTTTAGGACGggtcttttaagcaaaccatttCAGTTTTTCGAGCTAAtcaagggtttttggacgtaggatgtccaccctttgaatgaagttttattttctttgcat encodes:
- the LOC126705536 gene encoding uncharacterized protein LOC126705536 isoform X2 codes for the protein MAEEIETMSSSLSEDTPSQSQAPAPAPALSSFPAFSNEYKVHAYNRNGICSLGFMDDHYPVRSAFSLLNQLSERQNQAFGGGPHSIRYVILSLSFMEFDSFFVVAVDSNSPIQKPFFFGGCCWFGDINVGFMPSEFCLC
- the LOC126705536 gene encoding uncharacterized protein LOC126705536 isoform X1, with amino-acid sequence MAEEIETMSSSLSEDTPSQSQAPAPAPALSSFPAFSNEYKVHAYNRNGICSLGFMDDHYPVRSAFSLLNQVKECTSALLHFAKKTNIPILLLSERQNQAFGGGPHSIRYVILSLSFMEFDSFFVVAVDSNSPIQKPFFFGGCCWFGDINVGFMPSEFCLC
- the LOC126705536 gene encoding uncharacterized protein LOC126705536 isoform X4, which encodes MAEEIETMSSSLSEDTPSQSQAPAPAPALSSFPAFSNEYKVHAYNRNGICSLGFMDDHYPVRSAFSLLNQVKECTSALLHFAKKTNIPILLLSERQNQAFGGGPHSIRWCWW
- the LOC126705536 gene encoding uncharacterized protein LOC126705536 isoform X5 — protein: MAEEIETMSSSLSEDTPSQSQSTRCMLTTGMAFVLWVLWMIITRFGVLFLCSTSYLRDKIRHLEEGPTQLDGAGGKGIWKNSLTLMGVVHYGYEMSNMLLKNKKRKKGGK
- the LOC126705536 gene encoding uncharacterized protein LOC126705536 isoform X6, producing the protein MAEEIETMSSSLSEDTPSQSQAPAPAPALSSFPAFSNEYKVHAYNRNGICSLGFMDDHYPVRSAFSLLNQLSERQNQAFGGGPHSIRWCWW
- the LOC126705536 gene encoding uncharacterized protein LOC126705536 isoform X3, whose amino-acid sequence is MAEEIETMSSSLSEDTPSQSQAPAPAPALSSFPAFSNEYKVHAYNRNGICSLGFMDDHYPVRSAFSLLNQVKECTSALLHFAKKTNIPILLVRIHCPSLKESQHLTFLDAYSSHLVI